In Litorimonas taeanensis, one DNA window encodes the following:
- a CDS encoding nuclear transport factor 2 family protein, whose product MARPKSIEELFDRQEIYDLLVNYARGADRGDADLIAAAYHDDAIEDHGGTFLGPATEYVEMLRKILPKAPRMSHIVTNINIELDGESAYTECYFLTFSRRDTVENPYDSLTMARVIDKMERRNGEWKIAHRRLVWDWNHEMPLRETWGRGEIAPDPDKLVRGAKKPDDILYGDWLRN is encoded by the coding sequence ATGGCACGTCCTAAATCAATAGAGGAATTATTTGACCGACAGGAGATATATGACCTTTTAGTCAATTATGCGCGAGGCGCTGATCGCGGCGATGCAGATTTAATTGCAGCGGCTTATCATGATGACGCGATAGAAGATCATGGCGGCACATTTTTAGGGCCCGCTACAGAATATGTAGAGATGCTACGAAAGATTCTCCCCAAAGCGCCGCGCATGTCGCACATCGTTACAAATATTAATATCGAATTAGACGGAGAGAGCGCCTATACAGAATGCTATTTCCTTACATTCTCTAGACGCGACACGGTTGAGAACCCCTATGACAGCCTAACAATGGCGCGGGTTATCGACAAAATGGAACGCCGTAATGGCGAATGGAAAATCGCACATCGCCGCCTTGTCTGGGATTGGAACCATGAGATGCCATTACGCGAAACATGGGGCCGCGGAGAAATAGCGCCTGATCCAGATAAACTCGTGCGGGGCGCCAAAAAGCCGGATGATATTCTTTATGGCGACTGGCTTAGAAACTAA